In Dunckerocampus dactyliophorus isolate RoL2022-P2 chromosome 14, RoL_Ddac_1.1, whole genome shotgun sequence, one DNA window encodes the following:
- the ctbp2a gene encoding C-terminal-binding protein 2a isoform X5, with amino-acid sequence MNGPMHPRPLVALLDGRDCTVEMPILKDLATVAFCDAQSTQEIHEKVLNEAVGAMMYHTITLTREDLEKFKALRIIIRIGSGYDNIDIKAAGELGIAVCNIPSAAVEETADSTLCHILNLYRRNTWLYQALREGTRVQSVEQIREVASGAARIRGETLGLIGFGRAGQAVAMRAKAFGFNVIFYDPYLQDGLERSLGVQRVYTLQDLLYQSDCVSLHCNLNEHNHHLINDFTIKQMRQGAFLVNAARGGLVDEKALAQALKEGRIRGAALDVHETEPFSFSQGPLKDAPNLICTPHTAWYSEQASLEMREAAATEIRRAITGRIPDSLRNCVNKEFFITSAPWGVMEQPQPHPEINGAAYRFPPGVLGVAPGGIPRPMEGLVPRGVPIVHPLPPGNHAPQATSPNQPSKHGDPTREHMSEP; translated from the exons ATGAACGGGCCCATGCACCCGCGCCCCCTGGTGGCGCTGCTGGACGGGCGTGACTGCACCGTGGAGATGCCCATCCTCAAGGACCTGGCCACCGTGGCCTTCTGCGACGCCCAGTCCACGCAGGAAATACATGAGAAG GTGCTGAACGAGGCCGTCGGCGCCATGATGTACCACACCATCACGCTGACCAGAGAGGACCTGGAGAAGTTCAAGGCACTGCGCATCATCATCCGCATCGGCAGCGGCTACGACAACATCGACATCAAGGCGGCCGGCGAGCTCG GCATCGCCGTGTGCAACATTCCCTCAGCGGCCGTGGAGGAGACGGCAGACTCGACGCTTTGTCACATTCTAAACCTGTACAGGAGGAACACCTGGCTCTACCAGGCCCTCCGCGAAGGCACGCGGGTCCAGAGTGTGGAGCAGATCCGAGAGGTGGCGTCCGGAGCGGCCAGGATCCGAGGAGAGACGCTCGGCCTCATCGGGTTTG GTCGCGCCGGCCAGGCGGTGGCAATGCGGGCCAAGGCGTTCGGCTTCAACGTGATCTTCTACGACCCTTACCTCCAGGACGGCCTGGAGCGCTCGCTGGGGGTCCAGCGGGTCTACACGCTGCAGGACCTCCTGTACCAGAGCGACTGCGTGTCTCTGCACTGCAACCTGAACGAACACAACCACCACCTCATCAACGACTTCACCATCAAGCAG ATGCGTCAAGGAGCGTTCCTGGTCAACGCGGCGCGAGGAGGCCTGGTGGACGAGAAAGCCTTGGCACAGGCCCTCAAAGAAGGGAGGATACGTGGAGCTGCTTTGGACGTCCACGAGACAGAACCCTTCAG CTTCTCTCAAGGCCCTCTAAAGGACGCCCCCAACTTGATCTGCACGCCGCACACCGCCTGGTACAGCGAGCAGGCGTCGCTGGAGATGCGGGAGGCCGCCGCCACAGAAATACGCAGAGCTATCACAG GCCGCATCCCCGACAGTCTCCGAAACTGCGTGAACAAAGAGTTCTTCATCACCTCGGCACCTTGGGGAGTGATGGAGCAGCCTCAGCCTCACCCTGAGATCAATGGCGCCGCCTACAG GTTCCCTCCCGGCGTGCTGGGTGTCGCCCCCGGTGGGATCCCCAGGCCTATGGAGGGCTTGGTGCCCAGGGGAGTGCCAATAGTCCACCCCCTGCCCCCAGGTAATCACGCCCCCCAGGCCACCTCCCCCAACCAGCCCTCCAAGCACGGCGACCCCACCAGAGAGCACATGAGCGAGCCTTGA
- the ctbp2a gene encoding C-terminal-binding protein 2a isoform X3 codes for MALTDKHKVKRQRLDRICEGIRPQIMNGPMHPRPLVALLDGRDCTVEMPILKDLATVAFCDAQSTQEIHEKVLNEAVGAMMYHTITLTREDLEKFKALRIIIRIGSGYDNIDIKAAGELGIAVCNIPSAAVEETADSTLCHILNLYRRNTWLYQALREGTRVQSVEQIREVASGAARIRGETLGLIGFGRAGQAVAMRAKAFGFNVIFYDPYLQDGLERSLGVQRVYTLQDLLYQSDCVSLHCNLNEHNHHLINDFTIKQMRQGAFLVNAARGGLVDEKALAQALKEGRIRGAALDVHETEPFSFSQGPLKDAPNLICTPHTAWYSEQASLEMREAAATEIRRAITGRIPDSLRNCVNKEFFITSAPWGVMEQPQPHPEINGAAYRFPPGVLGVAPGGIPRPMEGLVPRGVPIVHPLPPGNHAPQATSPNQPSKHGDPTREHMSEP; via the exons GTATCCGGCCTCAGATAATGAACGGGCCCATGCACCCGCGCCCCCTGGTGGCGCTGCTGGACGGGCGTGACTGCACCGTGGAGATGCCCATCCTCAAGGACCTGGCCACCGTGGCCTTCTGCGACGCCCAGTCCACGCAGGAAATACATGAGAAG GTGCTGAACGAGGCCGTCGGCGCCATGATGTACCACACCATCACGCTGACCAGAGAGGACCTGGAGAAGTTCAAGGCACTGCGCATCATCATCCGCATCGGCAGCGGCTACGACAACATCGACATCAAGGCGGCCGGCGAGCTCG GCATCGCCGTGTGCAACATTCCCTCAGCGGCCGTGGAGGAGACGGCAGACTCGACGCTTTGTCACATTCTAAACCTGTACAGGAGGAACACCTGGCTCTACCAGGCCCTCCGCGAAGGCACGCGGGTCCAGAGTGTGGAGCAGATCCGAGAGGTGGCGTCCGGAGCGGCCAGGATCCGAGGAGAGACGCTCGGCCTCATCGGGTTTG GTCGCGCCGGCCAGGCGGTGGCAATGCGGGCCAAGGCGTTCGGCTTCAACGTGATCTTCTACGACCCTTACCTCCAGGACGGCCTGGAGCGCTCGCTGGGGGTCCAGCGGGTCTACACGCTGCAGGACCTCCTGTACCAGAGCGACTGCGTGTCTCTGCACTGCAACCTGAACGAACACAACCACCACCTCATCAACGACTTCACCATCAAGCAG ATGCGTCAAGGAGCGTTCCTGGTCAACGCGGCGCGAGGAGGCCTGGTGGACGAGAAAGCCTTGGCACAGGCCCTCAAAGAAGGGAGGATACGTGGAGCTGCTTTGGACGTCCACGAGACAGAACCCTTCAG CTTCTCTCAAGGCCCTCTAAAGGACGCCCCCAACTTGATCTGCACGCCGCACACCGCCTGGTACAGCGAGCAGGCGTCGCTGGAGATGCGGGAGGCCGCCGCCACAGAAATACGCAGAGCTATCACAG GCCGCATCCCCGACAGTCTCCGAAACTGCGTGAACAAAGAGTTCTTCATCACCTCGGCACCTTGGGGAGTGATGGAGCAGCCTCAGCCTCACCCTGAGATCAATGGCGCCGCCTACAG GTTCCCTCCCGGCGTGCTGGGTGTCGCCCCCGGTGGGATCCCCAGGCCTATGGAGGGCTTGGTGCCCAGGGGAGTGCCAATAGTCCACCCCCTGCCCCCAGGTAATCACGCCCCCCAGGCCACCTCCCCCAACCAGCCCTCCAAGCACGGCGACCCCACCAGAGAGCACATGAGCGAGCCTTGA
- the ctbp2a gene encoding C-terminal-binding protein 2a isoform X4, with translation MWRQQFTGIRPQIMNGPMHPRPLVALLDGRDCTVEMPILKDLATVAFCDAQSTQEIHEKVLNEAVGAMMYHTITLTREDLEKFKALRIIIRIGSGYDNIDIKAAGELGIAVCNIPSAAVEETADSTLCHILNLYRRNTWLYQALREGTRVQSVEQIREVASGAARIRGETLGLIGFGRAGQAVAMRAKAFGFNVIFYDPYLQDGLERSLGVQRVYTLQDLLYQSDCVSLHCNLNEHNHHLINDFTIKQMRQGAFLVNAARGGLVDEKALAQALKEGRIRGAALDVHETEPFSFSQGPLKDAPNLICTPHTAWYSEQASLEMREAAATEIRRAITGRIPDSLRNCVNKEFFITSAPWGVMEQPQPHPEINGAAYRFPPGVLGVAPGGIPRPMEGLVPRGVPIVHPLPPGNHAPQATSPNQPSKHGDPTREHMSEP, from the exons GTATCCGGCCTCAGATAATGAACGGGCCCATGCACCCGCGCCCCCTGGTGGCGCTGCTGGACGGGCGTGACTGCACCGTGGAGATGCCCATCCTCAAGGACCTGGCCACCGTGGCCTTCTGCGACGCCCAGTCCACGCAGGAAATACATGAGAAG GTGCTGAACGAGGCCGTCGGCGCCATGATGTACCACACCATCACGCTGACCAGAGAGGACCTGGAGAAGTTCAAGGCACTGCGCATCATCATCCGCATCGGCAGCGGCTACGACAACATCGACATCAAGGCGGCCGGCGAGCTCG GCATCGCCGTGTGCAACATTCCCTCAGCGGCCGTGGAGGAGACGGCAGACTCGACGCTTTGTCACATTCTAAACCTGTACAGGAGGAACACCTGGCTCTACCAGGCCCTCCGCGAAGGCACGCGGGTCCAGAGTGTGGAGCAGATCCGAGAGGTGGCGTCCGGAGCGGCCAGGATCCGAGGAGAGACGCTCGGCCTCATCGGGTTTG GTCGCGCCGGCCAGGCGGTGGCAATGCGGGCCAAGGCGTTCGGCTTCAACGTGATCTTCTACGACCCTTACCTCCAGGACGGCCTGGAGCGCTCGCTGGGGGTCCAGCGGGTCTACACGCTGCAGGACCTCCTGTACCAGAGCGACTGCGTGTCTCTGCACTGCAACCTGAACGAACACAACCACCACCTCATCAACGACTTCACCATCAAGCAG ATGCGTCAAGGAGCGTTCCTGGTCAACGCGGCGCGAGGAGGCCTGGTGGACGAGAAAGCCTTGGCACAGGCCCTCAAAGAAGGGAGGATACGTGGAGCTGCTTTGGACGTCCACGAGACAGAACCCTTCAG CTTCTCTCAAGGCCCTCTAAAGGACGCCCCCAACTTGATCTGCACGCCGCACACCGCCTGGTACAGCGAGCAGGCGTCGCTGGAGATGCGGGAGGCCGCCGCCACAGAAATACGCAGAGCTATCACAG GCCGCATCCCCGACAGTCTCCGAAACTGCGTGAACAAAGAGTTCTTCATCACCTCGGCACCTTGGGGAGTGATGGAGCAGCCTCAGCCTCACCCTGAGATCAATGGCGCCGCCTACAG GTTCCCTCCCGGCGTGCTGGGTGTCGCCCCCGGTGGGATCCCCAGGCCTATGGAGGGCTTGGTGCCCAGGGGAGTGCCAATAGTCCACCCCCTGCCCCCAGGTAATCACGCCCCCCAGGCCACCTCCCCCAACCAGCCCTCCAAGCACGGCGACCCCACCAGAGAGCACATGAGCGAGCCTTGA